Within the Macaca nemestrina isolate mMacNem1 chromosome 5, mMacNem.hap1, whole genome shotgun sequence genome, the region GCAGTGGCTCCTGGGACCCCTccagccctcctcagcctcactgATGCCCGTTTCTCCTCTGGGCCCAGACCCTACCTCCAGTCCCCGACACTCACCTGTCCTTCCCTCTCACACAGGGCGAGGTTGGAGTCCCTGGTTCCAGGGGAGAGGATGGTCCTGAGGGGCCAAAGGGACGCAGTGGACCGACTGGAGACCCTGGGCCCCCAGGGCTTATGGGCGAGAAGGTGATGGGATGAGGGTTTTGTGCCTGGGTCCTCTGGAGGTGTGGGCACTGGGGTCAGGATGGGCATGGGGGGTGCCCGCAGCTGAAGTCAGCCAGTCAGTTGAAGATGGCCATGCATTAGTTATACTTCTCTCTGTGTAAATGGCATCTCCCAGCTGCTGATGGGCAGAGGGGATATATAAGAAGTCAGGGAAAAGTCCCTGTCATGAAGAGTTGGATGGAGACGAGGCTTAGAGAGTAGCTGTTGCTTCAAGGCAGAGTGAACATGCGTTCGGACTCCAAGCAGCAGGAGTTCTGAGATGAGAGAGTCTAATAGCAGTGAGGTCTGTGGTCTCCTGAGCTGACTCTCCCCAGCGCTTgccctgtgccaggtgctgtgctgaTGCGTCCTGTCTATACTATGAGGTAGGCATGTGACAGCACTGTTTTGCTGAGGTTTTTACGGAGGCACAGGGATGCTTGTTAATTACATGGCCAgtgaagggcagagccaggggtTATGCCCAGTCAGTCTGGCTTTAGAGTCTCTGCTCCTAAGCCCTGCTCTGCAGCTGCCTGGGCAGGATGAGCCCTGGAGCCTCTGGGGAAGGGGGCGTGCACAGGAGTCAGGGTGTGGTGGGCAAAGGGCCTGCAGGGGGACTGGTCTTGGTGGAGCAGGAGTGGGTGCTGGAGTAGATCCCACCTCCCTCGTGGGGTAGATGGAGCTGAGGTTGACAGGTGGGAAGCAGCTAGATCACAGTGACCCTGAAGGACCTGATACCTCTGCAGGCGCAGGGGAGGTGGAATCCCAGCACTAGAATTGGGGAAAATCCACTTGTGAGAAGGAGAGACTACAAGTCAGGCAGCTGCGGGGCAGGCAATGGCGGGCTAGAGGCTGGGCTGTGTGGGGTGCGTTGCTGGGTGGGGGCTGGCCATTATATGTGAGGGTTGAGGTCTCCAGGGGTGGAGCAGCATCTGGATCTCCTCTCACTCCTAACTGCTCCCTGTCCCTCCACAGGGCAAGCTGGGTGTTCCTGGTCTGCCTGGCTATCCTGGACGTCAGGGACCCAAGGTGATGCCGTGCCCCATACGtgcccctcttcctctcccttccctgatCCCTGATTCCAGGAAGCACAGATGCAGGGCAGCGGGGGACCCCAGAGGGAATTTAGCTgacccccattttatagatgacgaAAGAGGCCCAGAGAGCAGCAGCGGTTTGTCCAAGGCCACTTAGTTCTTGGCAGAGCTCAGGTCTCCCTCGCCACTGCCTTTGTGGCCTCTCCTGACCCCCTTTGCCCCTTCCTGAACCCTACCTTTCATCACTTCTCAATTTCCCCCCTTCTCTATTCTCACCAGGGGTCCCTAGGATTTCCTGGCTTTCCTGGTGCCAGTGGAGAGAAGGGAGCCCGGGTAAGCTGGGGGATGAGAGTGGGTGAGAAGGGAAGGGCTGGAGAGGTGTAGAGGGGGTCTGTGGGGAGTCTCACGCTGGGTAATGTTCTCTCTGCTTCATTCCCATCAGGGCCTGTCGGGGAAATCAGGGCCTCGGGGAGAACGGGGCCCCACGGTGAGTGCAGGGGAGAGAAACAGGTGGCTCAAGGTCCAGAGGGAGGCATTTGGGTTTTTCTGACAACTCCTCTCCCCTCTGTAGGGTCCACGGGGTCAGCGGGGACCCCGAGGTGCCACTGGGAAGTCTGGAGCTAAGGTGAGTGGTCTCTACAGGGCTCCATCTGCCCCCCTGCCCACTCAGCCCCAGCTCTCTGTCAACACCCTGACCTCAGGGACAGCTGGAAAGCAGCTCTTCCCACTCCCTGACTCTGTTTCCCCCCAACAGGGAACATCTGGTGGTGATGGCCCCCATGGGCCCCCTGGAGAGAGGGTGAGTGTGGATCGAGAGTCCCCTTCCCCTGAACTCCCCAGGAAGCCTGGGTGAGCCAGCTCCCTCCTCACCCCAGGGAGGAAGCTGAGTTCCACCCCTCAGCCCCTGCCCCTATTCTCCTGACTTCCACCACCTCTGTCTCTAGGGCCTCCCTGGACCTCAGGGTCCCAATGGGTTTCCTGGACCCAAAGGACCCCCGGTAAGTTGACCCTGAGCTCTGACCCACTTCGCTTCTCTGAGTCCTTCTTCCCTGCCCCCTTTCCAACCGAGAGTTCACCTGACACCTGAACCCCTTCCAGGGCCCCCCTGGGAAGGACGGGCTGCCAGGACACCCAGGCCAGAGAGGAGAAGTGGTGAGTGATGCTCCTGGATACCCATTCTTGGGGGGCTCCCTCAGACCCTTTAACCGCAGAGCTGTCTGGAAAGTCCACAGGGACGTTCTCCTGGCAGAGTGGAGCCTGCCCTGGTGCTGCTCAGACCCAGGGCCCAGGGCTTGGTGTGATCCTGCCTGGGATCCCTCCTCCTGGGAATCTGGCCCACAGCGCCCACACCTGCTTTCACTGCATTCTCCTCTCTTCCTCGCCTAGGGTTTCCAAGGGAAGACCGGCCCCTCTGGTCCTCCAGGAGTGGTGGGACCTCAGGTACGTTTGTCCCTAGGAGAGAATGGACCCCAGACCCTAGCATTAGTCTGTCTGCCCCTCTTTTCTCGGTCACACATCCCTGCCCCTGGTCCGCCTGACCCAGACTCCTGGGGCTGGGGTCAATGGTGGgggctgggatttcaggcaggGGTCCTGAGCTTCAGTCTGTTTTGGGGTACATTCTCATCGTCTTGTCCCCCAGGAGAGGCAGTTCCCCGACAGAGACACAAGGTGGTGTAGTTACTCCACACGGGGCAGGAAAAAACCCAGCAGTGGCCCAGGAATGCTGGGGAATTTCCCGGGGGCTTTGGGGCAGGGATAAAGGGGTTCTGGAGGAGTGTTTTAGGGTGGCCAGGTTGGGCTCTTTTGGCAGACAGTGGGATGAAGGGCCTGAGACTGGGAACTCTCTCTGCCTTTGTCTAGGGAGCAGCAGGAGAAACCGGCCCTATGGGGGAGAGAGGCCACCCAGGCCCCCCAGGGCCCCCTGGAGAGCAGGGACTACCTGGGACAGCTggaaaagaaggaacaaaggTCAGTGAGGGGCCAGGCAGAGGGGAGGTTGGGGAACTGGGGATTGAGGTGCTGAAAGGAACAGGGAATTGGCGATTTGAGGGGGGCTCGAGAGCTCTCTGTTTAATATGGGAGCATGGCTGTGGCTCATCACCACTCTTTTCCTTTTAGGGTGACCCTGGTCCCCCTGGGGCCCCAGGGAAGGATGGTCCTGCTGGTCTGAGGGGATTCCCAGGAGAGAGAGGCCTCCCAGGCACTGCTGTGAGTGTGACTCCCAGACCCCTGCCTGTCACAAGCACCAAGCGTCCTGAGTCCCCTCCCTGACCCGGACCCCCTCCATGTCACTCCCCACTTGCATCTTTTGGAACCTGTCTTCCCTCCCCAGCCCTTACCCTTCTCTTTCCATGAAGTCTCATCGTCCCCAAATGTTTGGTTCCTAGGGTGGACCTGGTCTGAAGGGGAATGAAGGTCCGTCTGGCCCCCCTGGCCCTGCAGTGAGTCTGGGGTTCCAGGGGGGAGGTGGTAGAAAGGACCCAGGAAAGGGGTGGGTGAGGAAGGGTAGGAGTGGCATTCCAATACCACCAGGGGCTGTGGGGCTGTGCGGCTGGGCAGAGGCTGTCCAGGGACAGCCAGAATGCGTCTGATTTTGGGATCTTCTGGGAATTTTGGTCTGAGGTTCTCTGGTATGGGCAAACTGGGGTCTCCTTCCTGGGGGTCTGACTCATCTGTTCTCTCAGGGCTCCCCTGGGGAACGAGGTGCAGCAGGATCAGGGGGACCCATTGGTCCGCCAGGACGCCCAGGCCCGCAGGGTCCCCCTGGAGCCGCAGGAGAGAAAGGCGTCCCGGTGAGTGTGGGGGTCCTGGGGAGGGGCTCTGGGGAGGGGTCTGGGAGCCTAGGGTTGATGGGCTATGACAAGTTTCCTGTGGGGTGTTTAAGGGTGAGGGTCACCTCCAGGCTATGACTCCTTCGTCCTGTCCCACAGGGTGAGAAGGGCCCCACTGGCCCGACTGGCCGAGACGGGGTGCAGGGTCCTGTGGGGCTTCCTGGTCCTGCTGGGCCTCCAGGTGTGGCTGGAGAGGATGGAGACAAGGTGAGGGACCCCACAGACCCCTACAATCTTCTCTCCAGATGAGATGGCTGACCTGGGCATGACCCCTGGCCCCTGTCATGTCATCCTTCCCACTCTACCTATCACCTTTCTCTAATATCTTGTCTGTCTTCTCCTCCCAGGGTGAGGTGGGGGACCCTGGACAGAAAGGCACCAAAGGGAACAAGGGTGAACATGTAAGTGTCCATGACCTTGACTTCTGATCTCCTGGCCTTTAACCTCATTCCCACCTGATCTCTCTCCCTGTTTTGGTGTCTCTGACTCTCTTCTCTCACCCAGGGCCCTCCTGGACCCCCTGGACCCATTGGTCCTGTGGGGCAGCCTGGAGCAGCGGTGAGtgacccctccacccccaccaaaGGCCCAGCAGCCTCTGGTCCTCCCTCAGCTCCCCCTCTGCCCttggggctgggagtgggagcAGGGGCTCTGGGCATGGCACCCAGCTCTGTGTGGTATTTGTGGATAGAGAACACCTGACCCATGACCTATCCCTGTGTCCTTGTCTCTGCTTTCCCTCCACCTGCAGGGAGCAGATGGGGAGCCTGGAGCTCGGGGACCCCAGGGACACTTTGGAGCCAAAGGCGATGAAGGAACAAGAGGATTCAATGGGCCCCCAGGACCCATTGGCCTACAGGTGTGTTGGGGGATAGGGACAGGGGCTGAGAGGTGGGGTCAGGATGGGGTGATGTTTGCCCCAGACCCTGCCAGCAGCCTGCTGATGAGGACTGGTGGGCATGTGGGGTCTGAGGGGAGGGGACTGTGGGGCCTATCTGCCTAGGGTTGTGCTTTGAGTGGGGTGGTCACCTGGGCCCATGTTTTGTATACCTGCACAGGGTTTGCCGGGCCCCtctggggagaagggagaaacAGGAGATGTGGGTCCTATGGTGAGTGTGACCCCTACTGACCCTAGCCCCCATACTAGTCACCCCTCTCCCTGGCCAGCCCTCACCCCACACCCCACTGCCGACTCCCTGGCCTGGCTGCTCGTCCTCCTCTCTCCACCACTTATGCTCAGCCGTCTCACTTCCCTTCCCCATCTGTGGTGTGTCTCTTTCCCCCCAGGGACCACCTGGCCCCCCAGGACCTCGAGGTCCAGCTGGACCCAATGGCGCTGATGTGAGTCATCTCAGCCCCTGTCCCTTCAGATCAATGTGTCTGGTCCTCTGCCTCCCTTTCCCAGACCATAAACTCTAGTATCGTCTCAGGGGCCAAGAGAAGCCCTTACTCCTGGGAGGCCTCCACTGCCTCACTGCTGTGACCTTGGGCTGCTCATCTGGGACTTTGCCCCTGAAATGGCACCTCCTTCCTAAGCAATGACACCTATTTCTGTTCCTCTTCCAGGGCCCACAAGGCCCCCCGGGAGGTGTTGGGAACCTGGGTCCCCCTGGAGAGAAGGTAACTGGGAAGGGGGTGAACGGAGCAGTCATGGAAGTCGGGGATGAGAGTTGGATTTCTGCCAATTTTGGTTGGGGagacaaaagagaatgagatgTGGGGAATATCAGAATTGTTtggccagggaaggagaggaggttTTTGACTCTAATCTCTTTGCAGGGGGAACCAGGAGAGTCAGGATCTCCAGGGATCCAGGGCGAGCCAGGTGTCAAGGTGAGTGACAGCTCCAAGGCCCTACTCCCCAATCCCCCTCACCCGCCTCAACCCTGCCTCTAGTTTTTCTGTGACCTCCTTGAGCTGGAACTCCTCTGCAGCAAGAGTCTCTGCTCCCTGCCATCCTCTGTGAGGCCTGATCCCTGGTCTGAGTGAgcccttcttccccttcctcgAAGGGAAGGGGACCAGGGGATTCCCCTTATAGGCTTGACTTTCTGTGTGTGTCCCATTGTCACTGAGGGGAGTAGGGGATGGCTGAAGGTGTCtcggaagcagaggctgcagcccTGACCTTCAAGACCCCCTGGGCCATCTGTGTCCTCCGCTTGTTCTGCAGGGTCCACGCGGGGAACGTGGAGAAAAAGGAGAGTCGGGGCAGCCCGGAGAGCCAGGACCACCAGGGCCTAAAGGCCCCACAGGCGATGACGGCCCCAAAGGGAACCCTGTGAGTTTGGGGCGGTGGGGATGGAGTCCTGTCAGGCCCTGTGAACGACAGACCTGGGAATAtgggtgtgtgtgagggaggATCTTGGAGTGTGGGGAGCCCAGGATTCGGGGGGATGCTCTGGAAACGGGGCATCTGGAGGGATGCATGGGGTCTAGGATccagagagaaagtgagagatgCCCTGCAGTTAACACCCTGAGGCATTATACAACACGCAGTGCACGCGGTGGGGAGAGGGGTGCAGAGGCCTCTTCCTGGGGGGTACGGGTGGACACTGCctctagagggcagtggcatgtgcctgtgggcATCTGTGCTGGGTGGGCTCAGGGAGCTGTGACCCTGACTCTTATTCTCCCTCTGGATCAGGGTCCCGTTGGTTTTCCTGGTGACCCTGGCCCCCCTGGAGAAGGTGGCCCTCGGGTGAGTCTTactcagagaggggaaggggcaAAAAGGGTGGGGCTTCTATGGGGGGGCCTCTGTGTGGCCGCTGGGCTTGGGTATTGGGAAGCTGGGGTTATGGCAGGGCAGGCAAGGGGATGGAGGATTGACCGTTTTGGGGGTGATGCCAGCCAGGTTGGGGGCCCATCTCTGACCTTGCTTCACCTCTGCAGGGCCAGGATGGTGCTAAGGGTGACCGAGGCGAGGATGGTGAGCCAGGACAGCCTGTGAGTGACTGGTGACCCCACAACCCCCCTGAGCCCAAGCCTCATCCCCTTTACCCCTCTTCTGTGCCCCACTCCTGAGGGGCTGAGGAGTCCCTTGGCTGGAGGATAAACACTCAGCTACCCCAATTCCTCTCTCCCTAGGGATCCCCTGGTCCCACTGGGGAGAATGGACCCCCAGGGCCACTTGGAAAGCGGGTGAGTGAGGTGGACCCCTGAGACCTCGGGAGGCAGTCCCTGGGCTGTGTGGATGCAGGCTGGGCAATGGCAGGTGGGACGGGCGGGGAGGTGCCTGGTGTCTGCATTGCCCTGGCTGGGTGTGTGGGCAGGAGCTGGTGGGTTTAAGGGTGTGCAGTATCTCATTGCCCTGGGCAGAGTGTGCGGGCAGGAACTGGTGGGTTGATTGATGTGTGGTGTCTTGGGCATGTTCGTTCCTGGGTTCTAGTGTGTATGTTCTCACCAGGGGGAGTGGTGGTTACTGACAAAGCAGAATGGAAACTGGAGGAGGGGCTGGCTGGCTTTTCTGTGGGCCAGGGGTGAACGTTTTTAGTTGCTGGGACAGGAGACGGGCCACCAGGTAGGGTGTGGGCAAGTGACTCTTCACAAATGTACAGACTACCCAGTATCTTCACAGCTGTCACAGCTGCATCTGTTCGCACATCTGTGAATCAGCCctctgtgtgtgtccctgtgtacgcacatgtgtgtgtgtgcgtgtgtatgtgtgtgtccaggaCAGGGAGGGGAAAGAGTTGAGCCTGGCTGCCCATGGCCTCATGTGCTCTTCCTTCCCGCTCCATCTGCAGGGTCCTGCCGGCTCGCCTGGTCCCGAGGGGCGACAAGGAGGGAAGGGAGCCAAGGTGAGGGAAAGGCCGCCCTGGTGCTGGAGCATCCgctccacctcccacccctcaGATGCCTCTGTCCCCAGATGCCTACCCCATGTCCACCTCTCCCATGTTGGGCCCTTCTGGGGAGAGGCGTTCCCTATACTTGTACCTGTGCTAGGGGCTCCTGGAGTTTggcccttcctccctgcctcacaCCTTCCACCTTGGACCCTCTGCCCCCTGCCCACACCCCACTCCTCTGCCCTTCAGGACATATTCCTTGTGTGTGTTTCAGGGAGATCCTGGTGCTGTAGGTGCCCCGGGGAAGACAGGCCCGGTGGGTCCTGCCGGTCCAGCAGGGAAACCTGGCCCTGATGGTCTGAGGGGGCTCCCAGGCTCAGTGGTAAGTCACCGTAGGGAAGGGCTGGGCCAGGGTGGGAGTGAGGAGCCATGGGAGGAGTGCAGTGTGGGGATGCTCCTCCTGACCCCTGTGGTCCCCTCAAATCTTCAGGGTCAGCAAGGCCGACCTGGAGCTACAGGCCAGGCTGGGCCCCCAGGTCCTGTGGTGAGTGACTGGGATAGGGCTGGGTGAGGGGTGAGGGCGCTGCCCTGGGACAGAGCTGAAGCCCTGGAGGAAGTGGAGACTGTTGGGGAGAACTTGGTCCCACCTCTCCCTTGTGGGCCAGGGGTGAACCTTTTTAGTTGCTGGGACAGGAGACGGGCCACCAGGTAGGGTGTGGGCAAGTGGCTCTTCACAAATGTACAGAGAGTGATTTCCCATCTCTCCACAGGGACCCCCAGGGCTGCCTGGTCTCCGGGGCGATGCTGGAGCCAAGGGAGAGAAGGTGAGTGACAGACACATGGCCAGGTGTCTCTCCCATCACCCTTGACCCTGAAACCTGTGGGACTCGAGTGCCCACTGCTCTGCTTCAGGCCTCCAGCAGCCAGTCCCAGGGGGTCCCTGCTCAGTGAGGGCCACTCACGGACCCTGTGCCCGGCTCCCACTCCGTGTCTTCTTGGCCCTTCTCCCCATCCACATGACTCCTCTTTGCATTCTCTTGACTGCCTGCACCCTTCTCTAGGGCCACCCAGGTCTCATTGGACTGATTGGGCCCCCGGGTGagcagggagagaagggagatCGGGGACTTCCTGGGCCTCAGGGCTCCCCTGGGCAGAAGGGCGAGACGGTGAGTAGAGGGCATGGTCCTGGAAGTTGTGGGGGTTGAGAGTGGGGTGGAGAGGGGTGGAGCTGGAGTTGGGACTCAGCTGTGGGTGAGCGAGCAGATGCTCAGGAGGGTGTGGGAGGAGGACCCAGTTGAACCAGACCCTACCCTTCCTAGGGTATCCCAGGAGCATCCGGCCCCATTGGTCCTGGAGGCCCCCCTGGCCTCCCGGTGAGTACTGCCTCTGTTCCTCCACCAAATCCCCTAAACCCCTCTGCTGCCTGCCCATAGCCTCCCAGTGACTTCCACGGAACCACCAGCCTAACAAGCATAGTCCTCAGAGTCCCCCATTTGTCCTGTCacccccagtccctcctccccATACCTCCAGGGCTGTGAATGTCCTGGTATCCCCACAGGACTGCTCCTCCTGTAGTAACCCAAGGCTCCTGTGAACTTGGGACCTTGCCTCCCCGCTCCTCTGAGTCCTGACCTTCCCC harbors:
- the LOC105474438 gene encoding collagen alpha-2(XI) chain isoform X9, which produces MLVEGPPGPEGPAGLIGPPGIQGNPGPVGDPGERGPPGRAGLPGSDGAPGPPGTSLMLPFRFGSGGGDKGPVVAAQEAQAQAILQQARLALRGPPGPMGYTGRPGPLGQPGSPGLKGESGDLGPQGPRGPQGLTGPPGKAGRRGRAGADGARGMPGEPGVKGDRGFDGLPGLPGEKGHRGDTGAQGLPGPPGEDGERGDDGEIGPRGLPGESGPRGLLGPKGPPGIPGPPGVRGMDGPQGPKGSLGPQGEPGPPGQQGTPGTQGLPGPQGAIGPHGEKGPQGKPGLPGMPGSDGPPGHPGKEGPPGTKGNQGPSGPQGPLGYPGPRGVKGVDGIRGLKGHKGEKGEDGFPGFKGDIGVKGDRGEVGVPGSRGEDGPEGPKGRSGPTGDPGPPGLMGEKGKLGVPGLPGYPGRQGPKGSLGFPGFPGASGEKGARGLSGKSGPRGERGPTGPRGQRGPRGATGKSGAKGTSGGDGPHGPPGERGLPGPQGPNGFPGPKGPPGPPGKDGLPGHPGQRGEVGFQGKTGPSGPPGVVGPQGAAGETGPMGERGHPGPPGPPGEQGLPGTAGKEGTKGDPGPPGAPGKDGPAGLRGFPGERGLPGTAGGPGLKGNEGPSGPPGPAGSPGERGAAGSGGPIGPPGRPGPQGPPGAAGEKGVPGEKGPTGPTGRDGVQGPVGLPGPAGPPGVAGEDGDKGEVGDPGQKGTKGNKGEHGPPGPPGPIGPVGQPGAAGADGEPGARGPQGHFGAKGDEGTRGFNGPPGPIGLQGLPGPSGEKGETGDVGPMGPPGPPGPRGPAGPNGADGPQGPPGGVGNLGPPGEKGEPGESGSPGIQGEPGVKGPRGERGEKGESGQPGEPGPPGPKGPTGDDGPKGNPGPVGFPGDPGPPGEGGPRGQDGAKGDRGEDGEPGQPGSPGPTGENGPPGPLGKRGPAGSPGPEGRQGGKGAKGDPGAVGAPGKTGPVGPAGPAGKPGPDGLRGLPGSVGQQGRPGATGQAGPPGPVGPPGLPGLRGDAGAKGEKGHPGLIGLIGPPGEQGEKGDRGLPGPQGSPGQKGETGIPGASGPIGPGGPPGLPGPAGPKGAKGATGPAGPKGEKGVQGPPGHPGPPGEVIQPLPIQMPKKTRRSVDGSRLMQEDEAIPTGGAPGSPGGLEEIFGSLDSLREEIEQMRRPTGTQDSPARTCQDLKLCHPELPDGEYWVDPNQGCARDAFRVFCNFTAGGETCVTPRDDVTQFSYVDSEGSPVGVVQLTFLRLLSVSAHQDISYPCSGAARNGPLRLRGANEDELSPETSPYVKEFRDGCQTQQGRTVLEVRTPVLEQLPVLDASFSDLGTPPRRGGVLLGPVCFMG
- the LOC105474438 gene encoding collagen alpha-2(XI) chain isoform X8 — translated: MTTGTTPDYQDPTPGEEEEILESSPLPPLEEAAHGPRGLKGEKGEPAVLEPGMLVEGPPGPEGPAGLIGPPGIQGNPGPVGDPGERGPPGRAGLPGSDGAPGPPGTSLMLPFRFGSGGGDKGPVVAAQEAQAQAILQQARLALRGPPGPMGYTGRPGPLGQPGSPGLKGESGDLGPQGPRGPQGLTGPPGKAGRRGRAGADGARGMPGEPGVKGDRGFDGLPGLPGEKGHRGDTGAQGLPGPPGEDGERGDDGEIGPRGLPGESGPRGLLGPKGPPGIPGPPGVRGMDGPQGPKGSLGPQGEPGPPGQQGTPGTQGLPGPQGAIGPHGEKGPQGKPGLPGMPGSDGPPGHPGKEGPPGTKGNQGPSGPQGPLGYPGPRGVKGVDGIRGLKGHKGEKGEDGFPGFKGDIGVKGDRGEVGVPGSRGEDGPEGPKGRSGPTGDPGPPGLMGEKGKLGVPGLPGYPGRQGPKGSLGFPGFPGASGEKGARGLSGKSGPRGERGPTGPRGQRGPRGATGKSGAKGTSGGDGPHGPPGERGLPGPQGPNGFPGPKGPPGPPGKDGLPGHPGQRGEVGFQGKTGPSGPPGVVGPQGAAGETGPMGERGHPGPPGPPGEQGLPGTAGKEGTKGDPGPPGAPGKDGPAGLRGFPGERGLPGTAGGPGLKGNEGPSGPPGPAGSPGERGAAGSGGPIGPPGRPGPQGPPGAAGEKGVPGEKGPTGPTGRDGVQGPVGLPGPAGPPGVAGEDGDKGEVGDPGQKGTKGNKGEHGPPGPPGPIGPVGQPGAAGADGEPGARGPQGHFGAKGDEGTRGFNGPPGPIGLQGLPGPSGEKGETGDVGPMGPPGPPGPRGPAGPNGADGPQGPPGGVGNLGPPGEKGEPGESGSPGIQGEPGVKGPRGERGEKGESGQPGEPGPPGPKGPTGDDGPKGNPGPVGFPGDPGPPGEGGPRGQDGAKGDRGEDGEPGQPGSPGPTGENGPPGPLGKRGPAGSPGPEGRQGGKGAKGDPGAVGAPGKTGPVGPAGPAGKPGPDGLRGLPGSVGQQGRPGATGQAGPPGPVGPPGLPGLRGDAGAKGEKGHPGLIGLIGPPGEQGEKGDRGLPGPQGSPGQKGETGIPGASGPIGPGGPPGLPGPAGPKGAKGATGPAGPKGEKGVQGPPGHPGPPGEVIQPLPIQMPKKTRRSVDGSRLMQEDEAIPTGGAPGSPGGLEEIFGSLDSLREEIEQMRRPTGTQDSPARTCQDLKLCHPELPDGEYWVDPNQGCARDAFRVFCNFTAGGETCVTPRDDVTQFSYVDSEGSPVGVVQLTFLRLLSVSAHQDISYPCSGAARNGPLRLRGANEDELSPETSPYVKEFRDGCQTQQGRTVLEVRTPVLEQLPVLDASFSDLGTPPRRGGVLLGPVCFMG